Part of the Brassica oleracea var. oleracea cultivar TO1000 chromosome C8, BOL, whole genome shotgun sequence genome is shown below.
TATATAGAGTTTAATGATGAAAACAAATAGCCAAAATTATAGTAGCAAATATTTACTAATTAATATTTTCATACTTGCCGTACAATTTACTTTAAAACTGGTCTTTTCACATGTTGTTTTAAAAAACAAATGTTGCATAAAAATGTTCATAAAATGTTGACTCGGTTTCAAAAAGGTTCATAAAACGTTGCATTATAATACGATTTGATATTAGTTTAAAAATGTTCATAAAATGTTGCATAAAAATGTTCATAAAATGTTGACTCGGTTTCAAAAAGGTTCATAAAACGTTGCATTATAATACGATTTGATATTAGTTTAAAAATGTTCATAAAATGTTGCATAAAAATGTTCATAAAATGTTGACTCGGTTTCAAAAAGGTTCATAAAACGTTGCATTATAATACGATTTGATATTAGTTTAAAAATGTTCATAAAATGTTGCATAAAAATGTTCATAAAATGTTGACTCGGTTTCAAAAAGGTTCATAAAACGTTGCATTATAATACGATTTGATATTAGTTTAAAAATGTTCATAAAATGTTGCATAAAAATGTTCATAAAATGTTGACTCGGTTTCAAAAAGGTTCATAAAACGTTGCATTATAATACGATTTGATATTAGTTTAAAAATGTTCATAAAATGTTGCATAAAAATGTTCATAAAATGTTGACTCGGTTTCAAAAAGGTTCATAAAACGTTGCATTATAATACGATTTGATATTAGTTTAAAAATGTTCATAAAATGTTGCATAAAAATGTTCATAAAATGTTGACTCGGTTTCAAAAAGGTTCATAAAACGTTGCATTATAATACGATTTGATATTAGTTTAAAAATGTTCATAAAATGTTGCATAAAAATGTTCATAAAATGTTGACTCGGTTTCAAAAAGGTTCATAAAACGTTGCATTATAATACGATTTGATATTAGTTTAAAAATGTTCATAAAATGTTGCATAAAAATGTTCATAAAATGTTGACTCGGTTTCAAAAAGGTTCATAAAACGTTGCATTATAATACGATTTGATATTAGTTTAAAAATGTTCATAAAATGTTGCATAAAAATGTTCATAAAATGTTGACTCGGTTTCAAAAAGGTTCATAAAACGTTGCATTATAATACGATTTGATATTAGTTTAAAAATGTTCATAAAATGTTGCATAAAAATGTTCATAAAATGTTGACTCGGTTTCAAAAAGGTTCATAAAACGTTGCATTATAATACGATTTGATATTAGTTTAAAAATGTTCATAAAATGTTGCATAAAAATGTTCATAAAATGTTGACTCGGTTTCAAAAAGGTTCATAAAACGTTGCATTATAATACGATTTGATATTAGTTTAAAAATGTTCATAAAATGTTGCATAAAAATGTTCATAAAATGTTGACTCGGTTTCAAAAAGGTTCATAAAACGTTGCATTATAATACGATTTGATATTAGTTTAAAAATGTTCATAAAATGTTGCATAAAAATGTTCATAAAATGTTGACTCGGTTTCAAAAAGGTTCATAAAACGTTGCATTATAATACGATTTGATATTAGTTTAAAAATGTTCATAAAATGTTGCATAAAAATGTTCATAAAATGTTGACTCGGTTTCAAAAAGGTTCATAAAACGTTGCATTATAATACGATTTGATATTAGTTTAAAAATGTTCATAAAATGTTGCATTATAATTAACGTAAACAAAAATGTTCATAAAACGATTTGATAGATGTCAAACTTATTTTGTTGCCTTTTACAAAAGAGTTAATATTTTGCCTGTCATAAATCCCCGTTTTTTGAAAATTGTAATCATATATTATAATGTATATGACCAATGACATTTGGTTGTAATTATTCTAGTTCACAAAGAGTTTTTTTAAAAAGTTAGTGAGAGTGCATGAGGTGATGACACATAGGAAATGACACTCATGTAATAAACACATGAGGCCAAGGTTTATTTCTATGAATGTTTATCCTTCTAATAAGAAAGAGATAATGGACATCAAGAGAAAGTGTTATGAATATTGTGGTGATGTCTATATGGAAAGTAATAGATATACTTGTTCCCCACTCTAAAACCTTTGTGTCTAAGCTATTGTAATCTTACGTAAATAACTCATATAATCATATACACCAATTCCTCTTTCTCTATTCTCTTTTTGCAACACAAGTTTTTTTTTTTGATTAACCAGGTGTTGACCTTGCGGCCCCCCACCTAGGCCCGGCGCCAGCCTTTGTCTGTACCTTGTTACGGGCCCTGGACACGCCTCCCCCTCCCCGCGAGTCGAACAGCCGACCTCCCCTCCCCAAGGAGGTAGTACCACTGGACTACGAGGTCCTGGGTAAGTTTCGTTAAAAGATTTATACAATCTCATGAGCTTCTTCTCACAAGCCATCTTTTACTAAGGCTTCGATCGACTTGAATCCATCTAAAATATATATCACATGGTTTAGTATGGGCTTTGGAGTAAATTCAAAAGTGTTCTTTAGAGAATGTTAGTTGTTTTCATCTTTCTATTTACTTGATTTTTCATAAATAAAAACTATGGAATGGAAATTAAAAACGGTCAAGTAATATTATACTAGTTTCTAACAACTATCTTCAAAAAACTTGGTAAAAGCGTAATAATAAAATTATGTGCGTTCATTTTAAAAAGGTGAAGAAGCAAAAATAAAGAAAGAGTGGGGGCATCGTATACAAAAAAAAATATTTGCAGTTACATCTGCGTCACATTCGTATGTCTGTGTTTTCCGTAAGCAACCCACTGACGAGTCGTTTTCGTATATTACAATAATAATAACAGAAGAATAATGATAGCATTATTTAGAATCAACTTGATAACATTTTGTAGTATTTTCAAAGGGAAATCATTTTTCGATTGATGTTGATACTTAATATAGTTTTAAATAAAAGTATATACCGTATTTTTGTGACCTTACACGCATTATATATGGATTACAAGACTTTAATAATTCACATGATTGTGGGTCTTGGATAATTGTAATAAACCATGTTAGCATCTAGTATTACATCACCATCCATTGAACATTTCTCATACACTTTTGTTATAGGTTTACCATCAGTGATTGGGACGCGTTTATTAATCAACAAGTACAAAAGTTTCACACCAAAAATGCGGTTCAATTTTTTTTTTTTTTTTTTTTTTTTTTTTTTTTTGGTTCAACTTATATGTTTGAATTGTTATAATCAACTCCGTACGTACTATACAACAATGCATATATCAGGTTTGAATCTCAAATCTCTTATAAACCAAAATATTAATTAAATACTTTAAGTTATTATCCTCATTTAAGCTTCAAATCTGACCAATACTGAAAAAAAAAGAAGAAAACTTCAAATCGGTTTTGTCTTCATATGATTTGAAGACGTTAGATTGAGTAGATTCTAAGATTTCAAAGAAAAATTAACAGCGACCAAAGAAAAGAAGAGAGAATCTATCATTTAGAGTCTATTTAATAAATCAAAAGATTCGACAAATGTAAATAATTCAAAGAGAGAATATTTTATATTTTAAAAATATAATTCGTGTAATAAAAAAACAAGAACCCGATGCACACAAGAGGGGGTTCTTCTCAGCCTCTCTTTCTCTCTCTCTCTCTAATGGAACAAATCTTGTCCAGGTTTCTCTGTCTCTCTTCATGTTCAATTACGTTGTTCTTCTGAAACTCAGATTCGGTTTTGTCTGATCGGATGTTCGATTTAGTGTTACTCTTCTCTGTTTTTCCTTCTTTTCTTTCTTTTGCTGCTGATTGAGCGCAATCGAATATCTTTGCTGATGATGTATTTGTTTCGAATCTAGGGCTTCTTGTTGATTTCGTATGCCATGGTCAAGACTCGGTGATGGTTTTGGTTCTGTAGATTTCGAACGTTTTGCTATCTTGATATTTTGGAGAAATCTGGAAGAGCATATAAAAGCTGAGACCTTTTTGTTCTTGTGTCTGGTTCACAGATGAAGAGAAGTTTTGTTTGGTTCTTCATGTGTGTGAACTTGTGAATAATACATCTCGAGAAGAAAAAGAATGGAGAAAGAAGCAGTGTTTGATGATATCAAGTTAAGTGAGGATGAGATATACTACCCTGATGAGCCTTACTGCTCTGAGAAGAACGAAGAAGGCGAGGGCGGGAGTAATGTAGTTTTTTCAAGAGAGGCGCCTCTGATAGGAAAGGATCCAGCTGGGACTAGTCCAGGCGAATGCTGTGGCTGTAGCGCAAAGAAACTAAACTTCAAAGCCAGCGAGGATCTCATCGACAAGGAAAATAATTCTCAGCAGAAAAAGCTTAGTAGACAGGAAAGAATCGAACTGGGGCGAGTCTTCCAAGGCGCTGTGACCTCAATGGACTGGGAACGTGCAGAGAGGTTGATTCAGTTAGCTGATCCGCTGACTTTGAATGATTTTCTGTGCGTTGGTCTAGATTCTGTTTGGTTCTTGACTACAAAGCAAGAGTTTCAGGGGATTACCGGATTGATTAAGAAGATCGTATGTCATGGTGCTCATGACTTTACAAGAGCTACTCTTAGGACTTCGTTTCTAGCTTCATGTGTCTCTGCTTGCCATAGCCGGACGATGAGTCTTGCTGATAGTGTTACTGTAATGGCTCAAAGGTACATTTGCGTTTCTTTCTCTTTCAATTGTTTTAGTTTCTGATGCTTATAACAGGTTGGCTACTGCAGTCTCTCGGTTAGGCCTGGGATTTTGAATTGAACCGAACCAAAATTTCGGTTAGATGGTTAGAAGTTCGGTTTGATTCAGTAGGTTTTCTAAAAGAGTTCGATTCGGTTCGGCTCAGCAATTGGTTACTTCGGTTTTCTTTAAAATAAAAAAATTATATCCGAAAACACGAATCGAACTAACCAAATTTTGATCCAAACTAAATTAACCAAAATTATTCGAAATTTTTAACAAAAATAAACCAAAATAAAAAAAATTGGTAGCAAATACCAAACCAAACTAACCAAATACCAAACATAACTTTATTTCGGTTTAATTCGATAAGATTTATGTTGAATCGTACTAACCAAAAACCAAACTACCCTAACCGAATAATCCGAACTAACTGCCATAATTAAAAAACTTCGGTACAGTTACTGATATAAATCCTAGTCTTATGTTTTCTTTCTACCTAATATTCAGGTTGCAGGAGCGTCTCCAAGAGTGTAACGGGGACGAGATCCTGAAAGCAGAAGCTGGTGCAAAAGTTCAGAAGTTCACTGAATGGGCTCTCAAATGTATAGGTTTCCACTCCAGATGCCAAAGAGCAAGGGATAGAGTTAGCCATAGTTCACCTACTGAGATTGAACTACAGCTTTCTGCTTTCAAGATGTTTCTAGAACTAGCAGGGAACCATCTCTCAGGAAGAGATTTCACTGAGGCCTTCGATGCAGCTTGTTTCCCTCTCACTTTGTTTTCCAACTCGTTTGATCCTGGTTGGGCGTCTGGAATATCATCTACCGTCATACAAGGACTCCTCGGTATGCTTGTTGAAGGTGGTGCAGATAACGTGAATCAATGTTTCCTTGAAGCTTCACGTTTTGGTAGTACAGAACTTGTCCGCGTCTTGTTGCATGTAAGCTTACCACTCATTTTATTGCTTTTAGATAGGGCTGGTCAAAATATCGAGCCTGAAAAACCGAACCGATTCCGAGAACCCGACCCGAACCAAACTAAAATATTATGGTACCTGAAAATATTCGAATTAAAATTATATTTTTAAAATCTAATATCCAAAATACTCAAAAGATATCCAGAATTATTCAAAATACTTGAAAATATCTAAAGTTAATATCCAAAATACTATAAACACCGGAAAATACATTAGATGTCTAGTGGTTCTCTATCCAAATGTCTAAACCAAACTAACTTCCATGTTAATTTTAGATATTTAACATATATTTTCAAATTTATATATTCTATATTATCTTTTATTTTTGGATTTTTGGATTTTGGGTTTTTGGGATTTTTAAATTTTATTTACATAATTTTAAAAAATATCCAAACCCGCAAAAGATCTGAACCGACCA
Proteins encoded:
- the LOC106312112 gene encoding ankyrin repeat protein SKIP35, encoding MEKEAVFDDIKLSEDEIYYPDEPYCSEKNEEGEGGSNVVFSREAPLIGKDPAGTSPGECCGCSAKKLNFKASEDLIDKENNSQQKKLSRQERIELGRVFQGAVTSMDWERAERLIQLADPLTLNDFLCVGLDSVWFLTTKQEFQGITGLIKKIVCHGAHDFTRATLRTSFLASCVSACHSRTMSLADSVTVMAQRLQERLQECNGDEILKAEAGAKVQKFTEWALKCIGFHSRCQRARDRVSHSSPTEIELQLSAFKMFLELAGNHLSGRDFTEAFDAACFPLTLFSNSFDPGWASGISSTVIQGLLGMLVEGGADNVNQCFLEASRFGSTELVRVLLHIAQRNSLDVDVDLALGFASHYCKLGTMKCLVEEGNAIAFLGPLMRAAERGCMQVVQWFVKRGCRDMELCLALTAATSSSQVEVAAYLLPFVPSPVLTALSIEILKAAGERSGGSLQGVEFLLKSDFLGDPTATYSVADSIARSSDDESVPSDLKSFLREHWSESAFEKGMRESHEDFMNFMRVLKRGECAISLRDLPAPLRVAIAYMPLYRECVNAGGRLLSQRLRGQLVEAVRQLQGCDVPVVEVGETPRLMAVLEHHLTAIFC